Proteins from a genomic interval of Arachis hypogaea cultivar Tifrunner chromosome 10, arahy.Tifrunner.gnm2.J5K5, whole genome shotgun sequence:
- the LOC140175681 gene encoding uncharacterized protein: MADFLVEVTRDPAGTPSTRWKLHVDGASNQMFGRAGIILENPTGVVYEQSVKFEFPVSNNQEEYEALLGSLNLAREVGATRLEICSDSQVVTSQINGTYQARYSRLQKYLEKVKELCKQFEEVTIQHVPRERNTRADLLSKLASTKPGMGNRSLI, encoded by the coding sequence ATGGCTGACTTTCTCGTAGAGGTCACAAGGGACCCTGCTGGGACACCtagcacacggtggaagctccatgtggacGGAGCATCCAACCAAATGTTCGGAAGAGCAGGAATCATCTTGGAAAACCCAACTGGAGTTGTTTACGAGCAGTCAGTCAAGTTTGAATTCCCGGTGTCAAACAATCAAGAAGAATACGAAGCCCTACTAGGTAGCTTAAATCTAGCAAGAGAGGTTGGAGCTACCAGACTGGAAATATGCAGCGACTCGCAAGTCGTGACCTCGCAGATCAATGGGACCTACCAAGCCAGATATTCACGGTTACAGAAATATCTGGAGAAGGTCAAAGAGTTATGTAAGCAATTCGAGGAAGTCACGATCCAGCACGTCCCGAGAGagaggaacacacgggcagacctcctatcAAAACTTGCGAGCACCAAACCAGGGATGGGGAACCGATCTCTCATTTAG
- the LOC112717673 gene encoding uncharacterized protein, protein MQELRHRVQNLERQLADQEHDRRTTDPTYSPSPESRERDSHRSHPWHASASRTEVESTREDSPIPRRRNDTIIYSRGKETRHKGRDHEGEEGRHVRMQQPVIMGATPFHRSILEVRLLKHFDKLTDMRYDGTQDPLEHLTAFEARMNLEGVGNEVRCRAFPVTLAEPAIRWFNSLPQGSIYEFLDISRAFLAQFTTRIVKAKHPINLLGIIQRPGEPTRKYLDRFNDECLEIDSLTDSVASLYLMTGLLNEDFRKYLTTKPVWMMHEIQTVAKEYLNDEEVSQVVAANKRHNGYNQLRQQGNGERQKEQVKEGGPSKAPRLFSRIGKFTNYTPLTLPIMEVYQQIAKKGILLKHRPLKDRTGGNKNLYCDYHKGYGHQTQDCFDLRDALEQAIRDGKLSEFSYLIREPRRQPISNPRNDEGAGSHPAPLEAKPLMVGPHHRLLRK, encoded by the coding sequence ATGCAGGAGCTACGCCACAGAGTCCAAAATCTGGAGAGACAACTAGCCGATCAGGAGCACGATCGACGGACCACCGATCCTACTTACTCCCCGTCCCCAGAGAGCCGGGAGAGAGATTCCCACCGGAGTCACCCCTGGCACGCCTCCGCTTCCAGAACGGAAGTGGAAAGCACCCGAGAAGACTCTCCCATCCCGAGAAGACGAAATGACACAATCATCTACTCCCGAGGCAAGGAAACACGCCACAAGGGACGAGATCACGAAGGCGAAGAAGGAAGGCATGTGAGGATGCAGCAACCTGTGATAATGGGCGCCACCCCGTTCCATCGGTCCATCCTTGAGGTCCGGTTGCTGAAGCACTTTGACAAActaacggacatgaggtacgatggaacCCAAGACCCTCTGGAACACCTCACGGCTTTTGAGGCTAGAATGAATCTGGAGGGAGTAGGGAATGAGGTGAGGTGCCGGGCCTTCCCGGTCACCCTAGCCGAACCTGCGATCCGATGGTTTAACAGCCTCCCGCAAGGGTCCATCTATGAGTTTTTGGACATCAGTCGTGCTTTCTTGGCTCAATTCACAACACGAATAGTGAAGGCAAAACACCCGATCAACCTGCTCGGGATAATCCAAAGGCCCGGGGAGCCGACCAGGAAATACCTGGAccgcttcaacgacgaatgcttagAAATTGACAGCCTAACCGATTCGGTGGCCAGCCTCTATCTGATGACCGGCCTCCTGAACGAGGactttcgaaaatatctcaccacGAAACCGGTTTGGATGATGCACGAAATCCAAACGGTGGCTAAGGAATACCTAaatgacgaggaagtcagccaggtcgtggctgccaataaacggcacAACGGCTACAATCAACTGAGGCAACAGGGTAATGGAGAGAGGCAGAAAGAACAAGTTAAAGAAGGAGGGCCAAGCAAGGCACCCAGACTGTTTTCCCGAATCGGAAAGTTCACAAACTACACTCCACTCACTCTCCCCATCATGGAAGTTTACCAGCAAATAGCCAAGAAAGGGATCTTGTTGAAGCACCGACCACTCAAAGACCGCACGGGGggaaacaagaacctctactGTGACTACCACAAGGGCTATGGACACCAAACACAGGACTGCTTTGACCTGAGAGATGCATTAGAGCAAGCCATAAGAGACGGTAAACTCTCAGAATTCTCCTATCTTATAAGGGAACCGAGGAGGCAACCGATCTCTAATCCAAGGAATGATGAAGGAGCCGGCAGTCACCCTGCACCTCTCGAAGCTAAGCCCCTCATGGTTGGACCCCATCACCGACTTCTTAGAAAATGA